Within the Ochrobactrum sp. Marseille-Q0166 genome, the region CTGATATGGTCCATCTGGACCGCAACTTTTAGCGACATGATTTCCTCGCGATTCTCAGTTGCCGGAACTTAAAACGGATTGCGCACGCAACATAGCCCTTTCTGCTTACACAAATATTTGTAGCTGGATCACACTCACAGGCTTTATTATGCTGAAACGGCTAAGCCCGGGAGGAACAGGTGAGCGCAGTCAAGACAACAATATTTGCCGAACATATTGCCGAGCTTGGAGAGGGGCCAGGGTATGACCCGCTCGCCAGCCAAACCTGGTGGTTTGATATTCTCGGCCAGCATCTGATTGAAAGAGCAGATAGTGGCGAAATTCAAACACATGATCTTGGTATGAAAGCCAGCGCGCTTGCAGTCATTGATCGTGAGCGGCAACTCATCGTCAGTGAGCACGGTCTGTTTGTGCGGGAGCGCGCGAACGGACGCTTGACGCTGCATCAGCCGCTGGAAGCGGATAATGAGGTTACGCGCTCCAACGATGCGCGGGTGCATCCATCGGGCTCTTTCTGGATAGGAACTATGGGCAAGAAGGCCGAGAAAGATGCCGGCTCCATCTGGTGGTATCGCGAGGGACAGGTAAAGAAGCTTTTCTCCGGCATTACAATCACCAACTCGATCTGCTTTTCGCCCGACGGCAAGATCGCCTATTTTGCAGATACAGACCGCAACATCATCTGGCGCGTTGATACGGATCCCGAAACTGGCCTGCCGACATCGGAAAAGAGCGTGTTTCATCACCGTGTGGAAGATGGCGGCGTCGATGGCTCAGTGGTGGACGCAGAAGGTACGCTGTGGAACGCCTGCTGGGGCGGGAGTGCACTCAATGCCTATTCTCCCCAAGGGCGCTTGATACGCTCGATCAAGCTTCCTGTGAGCCAGCCAACATGCCCGGCTTTTATCGGTGCGGATGCTTCGGTGCTTATCGTCACCAGTGCACATGAAGGCATGAATGAAAATGCCCGCAATGCGGATCCACATGCGGGCAAAGTCGTTTTGCTTGATCTTTCCGTCAGCGGTCGTCACGATCCGCCTGTGAGATTATAAAGGTTACACGCCTTCAACGATGACGATTTCACCGTCCGCCACTGTCTGGCGGATGGCTTTTGCAGCCTGATATTCCGGTGAATTGTAGCAATCGAGCGCATGCTGCATCGTTTCAAACTCGATGATGACATTGCGCGCGCGACCCGGTCCTTCAACGGCTTCGGCTTTGCCACCGCGCGCTATGAACTTCGCACCATAACGCTCAAAAGCAGGCTTGGCTGTCGAAACATAATCCTTGTAGCGCTCCGTATCACGGGCATCCACGCGGGCGATCCAATAGGCTTTGGTCATATCATCCTCCTCCGAAAACCGATTAGGCAACCGAGCGCATTTCTTCCAGAATGGCAAGCGCTGAAGCCCTGCGATCGCTTGCGCCGACAATTGGTCGCGCAACGACGAGATGACTTGCACCGGCTTTCAGCGCATCGGCGGGGGTCATGACACGCTTCTGGTCGCCCTTCTCAGCTCCTGCCGGACGAATTCCGGGAGTGACAACGGCCATATCGGGGCCAATGGCCTGACGAATGGAAAAAGCTTCTGCAGCCGACGCAACAATCCCGCCCATGCCTGCATCATGCGCCTGTTGTGCACGCTTG harbors:
- a CDS encoding SMP-30/gluconolactonase/LRE family protein, whose protein sequence is MSAVKTTIFAEHIAELGEGPGYDPLASQTWWFDILGQHLIERADSGEIQTHDLGMKASALAVIDRERQLIVSEHGLFVRERANGRLTLHQPLEADNEVTRSNDARVHPSGSFWIGTMGKKAEKDAGSIWWYREGQVKKLFSGITITNSICFSPDGKIAYFADTDRNIIWRVDTDPETGLPTSEKSVFHHRVEDGGVDGSVVDAEGTLWNACWGGSALNAYSPQGRLIRSIKLPVSQPTCPAFIGADASVLIVTSAHEGMNENARNADPHAGKVVLLDLSVSGRHDPPVRL
- a CDS encoding DUF1330 domain-containing protein, which produces MTKAYWIARVDARDTERYKDYVSTAKPAFERYGAKFIARGGKAEAVEGPGRARNVIIEFETMQHALDCYNSPEYQAAKAIRQTVADGEIVIVEGV